The Streptomyces sp. SS1-1 genome has a segment encoding these proteins:
- a CDS encoding nitroreductase/quinone reductase family protein — protein sequence MSSPYYLKGSPLNVRFNNVVGWLARHGLSIVGTAELSVRGRKSGKMQRLPVNPHILDGVQYLVSARGHSQWVRNMRVAGGGELRVGRKVRTFTAVEVPDEEKLPILRTYLEKWGWEVNQYFQGVTAKSTDEEIVACAPDHPVFRITVDG from the coding sequence TCCGCTCAACGTCCGCTTCAACAACGTCGTCGGCTGGCTGGCCCGGCACGGCCTGAGCATCGTGGGCACGGCGGAGCTGTCGGTGCGCGGCCGCAAGAGCGGCAAGATGCAGCGCCTCCCGGTCAATCCGCACATCCTCGACGGTGTGCAGTACCTCGTCTCGGCCCGCGGGCACTCCCAGTGGGTGCGCAACATGCGCGTCGCCGGCGGCGGTGAGCTGCGGGTCGGGCGCAAGGTGCGCACGTTCACCGCGGTGGAGGTCCCCGACGAGGAGAAGCTCCCGATCCTGCGTACCTACCTGGAGAAGTGGGGCTGGGAGGTCAACCAGTACTTCCAGGGCGTGACCGCGAAGTCCACCGACGAGGAGATCGTCGCCTGCGCCCCGGACCACCCCGTCTTCCGGATCACGGTCGACGGGTGA